The sequence CGATATACATCTTGTAATACGGATGATAATCTTTCGGAGAAGGTTTCATTTTTCCTCTTTTGAGATAATTCTTTCCGTATACGAATCATAATCGGGCAGAATTCTTTCGTAGGGTTCGTCCATCAAAGCCGATGAAAAAATAAAATCCGCCGACGATCTGTTGTTTGCAATCGGAATATTCCAGACGACGGCAATTCTCAAAAGAGCTTTGACGTCGGGGTCGTGCGGTTGCGGTTCGAGCGGGTCCCAGAAAAAAATCAGAATGTCGATTTCGTTCTCTGAAATTAAAGCGCCGAGCTGCTGGTCGCCTCCGAGGGGTCCGCTTTTTAACTTTTTCACATTTATACCCGTTTCTTCTTCGAGAAGTCTACCGGTTGTTCCGGTGGCATAAATAGCGCAATCTTTCAGTTTGTCTTTATTGAAAGCAGTCCATTCCAGAAGGTCGCGCTTTTTGTTGTCGTGAGCAACGAGAGCAATCCTCTTTTTGACCGGCATTTGAATTTTGATTTTTTTCTGTTTCATAAGATATATATTAATTTGTTGCAAATCCGCTCAGATAATAGCCTTTGCTTCTGAGATAAGACAAATGTTTTCCAATAAAATCTTTGACGGCTTCAATCCCGATTGCTTTTACGATACCGCTTCGGATAACCTGCTCTTTTTCTACATAAACTTCGCCTTTATAGGGAATTTGAGGATTAAAGTCGATGTCGTGTTCTTTGGTGAAAGGATGAAGATTCAATTGAAAATCGGCTGGCACTGAACGGACGAGTCCTACAAGTTCGAAATTCGGCACTCCGTCCCGGATAGCCAGAACAATTCCGCCGCTTGATCCTTTGTTGAATACTGCGTCGATTAAAAAAATATTTTTTCCCTTTTGGGATTGCTCACCAATGCTTTGGTAATCATTTTGTAATTCATCGGATAACCGAATACATAGACAAAAGTGCCCCATTCGAGTTCGGACGATGAGCCCCACGGATATTTAAAGGGATTGAGCGCAAAAGCCGCCTTCGGATCGATTTTTTTGCCGAGGAAAGCTATGTCGATGTTTTTATCCATTAAAATTATATCGAGTTCTCCCCCGTCGGGAAGGTCTGGAATATAATTGCTTTGTCGCGATTTAATGGAAATGCTTTCGATATACTCCGAAACGCTGCCGTCCGGATTGATAAAATAAGAATAGACGGTATCGGGAAAAGCCACGATATGCGCTACCGTAAGATAGAGAATATTACCGTCGCCCGCATATATTAAAGTGGCTGTGCCGGATGCGGTTCGGTTGAAATAAACTTTTTCTGTCGCCGCAGATTCGATGTCGATTCGTGAGATGTCCTTTCGGGTCAATCGAGAATTATAGTCGAAAACATAG comes from Melioribacter roseus P3M-2 and encodes:
- a CDS encoding methylglyoxal synthase; the protein is MKQKKIKIQMPVKKRIALVAHDNKKRDLLEWTAFNKDKLKDCAIYATGTTGRLLEEETGINVKKLKSGPLGGDQQLGALISENEIDILIFFWDPLEPQPHDPDVKALLRIAVVWNIPIANNRSSADFIFSSALMDEPYERILPDYDSYTERIISKEEK
- a CDS encoding serine protease family protein, producing the protein MRLLSALLLVLSACTAVYDSVYPTLSDGKYDSEFPYKSSSEQLEEISNSINLINSIAFYTGYVFDYNSRLTRKDISRIDIESAATEKVYFNRTASGTATLIYAGDGNILYLTVAHIVAFPDTVYSYFINPDGSVSEYIESISIKSRQSNYIPDLPDGGELDIILMDKNIDIAFLGKKIDPKAAFALNPFKYPWGSSSELEWGTFVYVFGYPMNYKMITKALVSNPKREKIFF